CATGGGCGATGACTGCGTTCGTTTGCTGCATAAAGCTCGCTACCGACTGCGCGGGTCGGCTGCGAACGAAATCTGCCAGCGATTTTATGTAATCTGGCTTAGTTACATATAGCTCGGGCGTAAAGCACCAGGGAAAGATCGCCAGAATCGCCATTTCCGCAACATTGTTCAGTGCCTTGGCCAGCACCTGCCAGCTTTCCGCGATCGGCTTGAGGAACCCGTCGGTTTTCGGCCAGCCGCCATGGAGCGAA
The sequence above is drawn from the Terriglobales bacterium genome and encodes:
- a CDS encoding alpha/beta hydrolase, which codes for SLHGGWPKTDGFLKPIAESWQVLAKALNNVAEMAILAIFPWCFTPELYVTKPDYIKSLADFVRSRPAQSVASFMQQTNAVIAHDVEAQLGRITAPTQITFGSNDVLTVRFANPLKQSIRNSELLFFEACAHAPLYEKVEEFNDRTLQFLKRHAG